Proteins from one Impatiens glandulifera chromosome 2, dImpGla2.1, whole genome shotgun sequence genomic window:
- the LOC124925579 gene encoding syntaxin-43-like has translation MATRNRTILFRKYRDALKSVRAPSNYGSASSSASGGPVIELSNVSLLNPNRSYAPLSTDDPGGSSRGALTVGLPPAWVDISEEVSANIQRARLKMSELAKAHAKALMPSFGDGKDDQRRIEVLTHEITDLLRISEKRLQRLSSGGPSEDSNIRKNVQRALATDLESLSTELRKKQSTYLKRLQQQKEGADGVDIEMNLNGSKREDDEFDDLGFSEHQMSKLRKNEAFTAEREKEIQQVVESVNEVAQIMKDLSVLVIDQGSIVDRIDYNIQNVAASVDKGLEQLQKAERSQKQGGMVMCATILIIMCAVMLFLLILKTILF, from the exons ATGGCTACGAGGAACAGGACTATATTGTTTAGGAAGTACAGAGATGCATTGAAGAGCGTTCGAGCTCCGTCTAATTATGGGTCGGCGTCGTCCTCCGCCTCGGGTGGACCAGTCATTGAATTGTCCAATGTTTCTCTTCTCAATCCAAATCGATCTTATGCTCCTCTAAGTACTGATGACCCTGGTGGCTCCAG TCGAGGTGCACTTACTGTGGGTCTACCTCCAGCTTGGGTTGACATATCAGAAGAAGTATCTGCTAATATCCAACGTGCCCGTTTGAAAATGTCTGAGCTTGCGAAGGCTCATGCCAAAGCTTTAATGCCTTCATTTGGTGATGGTAAAGATGATCAACGGAGGATTGAGGTTCTTACACATGAAATAACTGATCTTTTGAGAATATCAGAGAAGAGATTACAGAGACTTTCGTCTGGTGGCCCCTCTGAGGATTCAAACATTAGGAAGAATGTACAG CGTGCTCTAGCAACTGACCTTGAGAGCCTTTCAACAGAACTTCGAAAGAAACAGTCAACTTATTTGAAACGGCTTCAGCAGCAAAAAGAG GGTGCTGATGGAGTTGATATAGAAATGAACTTAAATGGTTCCAAAAGGGAAGATGATGAGTTCGATGACCTG GGGTTTAGTGAGCATCAGATGAGCAAGTTAAGGAAAAACGAGGCATTTACAGCTGAAAGAGAAAAGGAGATCCAACAG GTGGTGGAATCAGTAAATGAAGTAGCTCAAATAATGAAAGATCTATCAGTTCTTGTGATTGATCAG GGCAGTATCGTAGACAGAATAGACTACAATATCCAGAATGTTGCAGCATCGGTTGACAAAGGGCTCGAGCAGCTTCAGAAG GCAGAGAGATCTCAAAAACAAGGTGGGATGGTGATGTGTGCGACAATTCTGATTATTATGTGCGCGGTTATGTTGTTTCTTTTAATCCTTAAGACAATACTCTTCTAA
- the LOC124925578 gene encoding importin subunit alpha-1-like — protein sequence MSLRPNARTEIRRNRYKVAVDADEGRRRREDDMVEIRKNRREENLQKKRRDFQASQQQFAATVENVGSTDSKLENLPSMLVSIYSNDSNLQLTATTQFRKLLSIERNPPIDEVIQSGVVPRLIQFLTRDEFSQLQFEAAWALTNIASGTSENTKVIVDSGSIPIFVKLLNSVSDDVREQAVWALGNVAGDSPKCRDIVLNEGALLPLLNQLNEHSKISLLRNGTWTLSNFCRGKPQPQFDQLKPALPILLRLIHSNDEEVLTDACWALSYLSDGTNEKIQDVIDSGVCPRLVELLGHPTSSVLIPALRAVGNIVTGDDKQTQFIINNGALPYLANLMTGNYKKSIKKEACWTVSNITAGNKEQIQGIINAKVIAPMVYLLQNAEFEVKKEAAWAISNATSSGTHDQIKHLASEGCIKPMCDLLVCPDPRIVTVCLEGLENILKVGEAEKNLGLTGDNNLYAQMIEDADGLEKIENLQSHDNNDIYEKAVKILETYWAEDDDDEEIMPPGIASQGGEGGFQFGGNGQFPVPTGGFNFN from the exons ATGTCTCTTAGACCAAACGCAAGGACCGAGATTCGTCGGAACCGGTACAAGGTCGCTGTCGATGCCGATGAAGGTCGGAGGAGGAGAGAAGATGATATGGTGGAGATCCGGAAGAATAGAAGAGAAGAGAACTTGCAGAAGAAACGAAGGGATTTTCAAGCAAGTCAGCAGCAATTTGCGGCTACAGTTGAGAACGTCGGCTCCACTGACAGCAAG TTGGAGAATTTGCCATCAATGTTGGTCAGTATTTATTCGAATGATAGTAATTTGCAATTGACGGCTACTACCCAGTTCAGGAAATTGCTTTCAATAG AAAGAAACCCTCCAATTGATGAAGTAATACAGTCTGGTGTGGTTCCCAGATTGATTCAGTTTCTTACAAGGGATGAGTTCTCACAGCTTCAA TTTGAAGCAGCTTGGGCTCTCACAAACATTGCTTCTGGGACTTCTGAGAATACTAAAGTTATTGTAGACAGTGGGTCGATTCCCATATTTGTGAAACTCCTCAATTCAGTGAGTGATGATGTTCGAGAGCAG gCCGTGTGGGCTCTAGGAAATGTTGCTGGGGACTCTCCCAAATGCCGTGACATTGTTCTTAATGAAGGTGCACTTCTCCCCTTGCTGAATCAACTGAACGAGCATTCCAAGATTTCCCTGCTAAGAAATGGCACTTGGACGCTTTCAAATTTCTGTAGAGGCAAGCCACAGCCGCAATTTGATCAG TTGAAGCCGGCTCTTCCTATTCTCCTGCGTCTTATTCACTCAAATGATGAGGAGGTTTTGACAGATGCATGTTGGGCTCTCTCATATCTTTCAGATGGAACTAATGAAAAAATCCAAGATGTTATAGATTCTGGTGTATGCCCAAGGCTTGTTGAACTTCTAGG TCACCCGACGTCTTCTGTTCTTATTCCCGCTCTTCGGGCAGTGGGAAACATTGTTACTGGAGATGATAAGCAAACACAG TTTATCATCAACAATGGAGCTCTACCCTACTTAGCGAATCTGATGACCGGAAACTATAAGAAGAGCATTAAGAAGGAAGCCTGTTGGACAGTTTCCAATATTACTGCTGGCAACAAGGAGCAGATCCAg GGGATAATTAATGCGAAAGTAATAGCACCTATggtttatcttcttcaaaatGCTGAATTTGAGGTTAAAAAAGAAGCTGCCTGGGCAATCTCGAATGCCACCTCTAGTGGCACACACGACCAAATCAA GCACCTTGCGAGTGAAGGATGTATCAAGCCAATGTGTGATCTTCTAGTTTGCCCTGATCCTAGGATCGTGACAGTTTGTTTAGAGGGTCTTGAGAATATATTGAAGGTAGGGGAAGCTGAGAAGAATTTAGGACTGACAGGGGATAACAATCTTTATGCTCAAATGATTGAAGATGCTGATGGTTTGGAAAAGATAGAGAACTTACAAAGTCATGACAACAACGATATTTACGAGAAGGCAGTTAAAATCCTCGAGACATATTGGGCGGAGGATGACGATGATGAAGAGATTATGCCACCAGGTATTGCATCTCAAGGAGGAGAAGGAGGGTTTCAATTTGGTGGAAACGGTCAGTTTCCTGTCCCTACTGGTGGTTTCAACTTCAACTAA